From the genome of Neosynechococcus sphagnicola sy1, one region includes:
- a CDS encoding helix-turn-helix domain-containing protein: MPARLQIKSEDCSPLGQLILQYLEEQGISMNHLAELSGIPQPRLRGACFKGTCPTPETLRKMARVIGKHHLELYTLAYKGRIENLPEDTDDSSLDLIMRELFETARELGLTAPKIRPSKAKIHKALLELGFSPENDECA; the protein is encoded by the coding sequence AAGGTTGCAAATAAAATCGGAAGACTGTTCTCCCCTAGGGCAATTAATTCTTCAATACCTGGAAGAGCAGGGGATCAGCATGAACCATCTGGCTGAATTGTCTGGGATTCCGCAACCGAGGCTGCGTGGGGCTTGCTTTAAGGGCACCTGCCCGACACCTGAGACCTTGAGGAAAATGGCTAGAGTCATAGGAAAACATCACCTAGAGTTGTATACTTTAGCCTATAAAGGTAGAATTGAGAATCTCCCGGAAGACACCGATGATAGCTCTCTGGATTTAATCATGCGGGAACTGTTTGAAACTGCCAGAGAACTAGGATTAACGGCACCAAAAATCCGCCCATCGAAAGCAAAAATTCATAAAGCCCTTCTAGAACTAGGGTTTAGCCCAGAAAATGATGAATGTGCTTAA